From Elaeis guineensis isolate ETL-2024a chromosome 16, EG11, whole genome shotgun sequence, a single genomic window includes:
- the LOC105059123 gene encoding uncharacterized protein, producing MGGKCPHRKVKKRRFSHKTARRSKFLLKGDDMVYSELLKLAEGAEAKPQPLDEDLPGMGQFYCRHCDRYFANEDVRDEHFRSKRHKKRVKQMMGPAPHTQLDAELAAGMGMPDNGPKLMSA from the exons ATGGGTGGGAAGTGTCCGCATAGGAAGGTGAAGAAGCGCAGGTTCTCGCATAAGACGGCTCGCCGCTCCAAATTCCTCCTCAAAG GTGATGATATGGTGTATagcgagcttttgaagttggcggAGGGGGCAGAGGCGAAGCCCCAGCCTCTGGACGAAGACCTCCCGGGGATGGGCCAATTCTATTGCCGCCACTGCGA TCGATATTTTGCGAACGAGGATGTGAGAGATGAGCATTTCCGGTCAAAGCGCCACAAGAAACG GGTGAAGCAAATGATGGGACCTGCTCCACACACTCAACTAGATGCTGAACTAGCTGCGGGCATGGGAATGCCTGATAATGGTCCTAAGCTCATGTCCGCATGA
- the LOC105059124 gene encoding ABC transporter B family member 1, with protein sequence MSLASEDSSEIINSGRVEEWSHPEMQASHLHSPKEDTLAIEVVEKGGGLPPGEAEDKDSPLLPPPPPATTSNSAATPRLEMEASNGKPEGESPAPAAGGGEDEKPSPLAPSVGFGELFRFADGLDCVLMAIGTAGAVVHGCSLPVFLRFFADLVNSFGSNSDDPDTMVRQVVKYAFYFLVVGAAIWASSWAEISCWMWTGERQTTKMRIKYLEAALNQDVRYFDTEVRTSDVVFAINADAVIVQDAISEKLGNFIHYMATFVSGFVVGFTAVWQLALVTLAVAPIIAVIGGIHTATLAKLSSKSQNALSQASNTAEQALVQIRTVQSFVGESRVLQAYSSSLKVAQRIGYRTGLAKGIGLGATYFTVFCCYALLLWYGGHLVRRHHTNGGLAIATVFSVMIGGLALGQSAPSMTAFAKARVAAAKIYQTIDHKPSIERNSESGTELNAVTGHVEFKNVEFAYPSRPDILILRNFSLNVAAGKTLALVGSSGSGKSTVVSLIERFYDPTSGQVLLDGHDIKTLKLRWLRQQIGLVSQEPTLFATTIKENLLLGREDASQVEIEEAARVANAHSFIIKLPDGYDSQVGERGLQLSGGQKQRIAIARAMLKNPAILLLDEATSALDSESEKLVQEALDRFMIGRTTLVIAHRLSTIRKADVVAVLQQGRVSEIGTHDELMAKGDNGLYAKLIRMQEQAHEAAIANARKSSARPSSARNSVSSPIITRNSSYGRSPYSRRLSDFSTSDFSFSVDPNHRMEKLAFRDQASSFWRLAKMNSPEWTYALVGTIGSMVCGSISALFAYVLSAVLSVYYAQDHRYMRREIGKYCYLLIGVSSAALLFNILQHLFWDVVGENLTKRVREKMLFAVLRNEIAWFDQEENASARIAARLSLDAHNVRSAIGDRISVIVQNSALMLVACTAGFVLQWRLALVLIAVFPVVVAATVLQKMFMKGFSGDLEKAHAKATQIAGEAVANVRTVAAFNSEAKITQLFAANLQSPLRRCFWKGQIAGSGFGIAQFLLYASYALGLWYAAWLVKHGISDFSKTIRVFMVLMVSANGAAETLTLAPDFIKGGRAMRSVFEVLDRKTEVEPDDPDTALVPDRLRGDVELKHVDFAYPTRPDVPVFRDLTLRARAGKTLALVGPSGCGKSSVISLILRFYEPNSGRVLIDAKDIRKYNLKSLRRAMAVVPQEPCLFAANIFDNIAYGRETATEAEVVEAATQANAHKFIAALPDGYRTWVGERGMQLSGGQRQRIAIARALLKKAQVLLLDEATSALDAEAERSVQEALDRAGAAAGRTTIVVAHRLATVRNAHVIAVIDEGKVVEQGSHSHLLNHHPDGCYARMLQLQRLTHVPGTGAPGPSNSAM encoded by the exons ATGTCTCTGGCTTCAGAGGACTCTTCTGAGATAATAAATAGCGGGCGCGTGGAGGAATGGAGCCACCCAGAGATGCAAGCTTCCCACCTACACTCCCCTAAAGAAGACACGCTGGCCATCGAAGTCGTCGAAAAAGGAGGAGGTCTTCCTCCCGGCGAAGCCGAAGACAAAGATTCaccccttcttcctcctcctcctcctgctaCTACTAGCAATTCTGCCGCTACTCCTCGTTTAGAAATGGAGGCATCCAACGGCAAGCCGGAAGGAGAGTCGCCGGCACCGGCGGCCGGTGGTGGGGAGGACGAGAAGCCCTCTCCGCTGGCCCCGTCGGTGGGCTTCGGGGAGCTCTTCCGCTTCGCCGATGGTCTTGATTGCGTTCTGATGGCTATCGGGACTGCTGGAGCTGTCGTCCATGGTTGCTCCCTTCCTGTCTTTCTTCGCTTCTTTGCGGATCTTGTCAACTCCTTCGGTTCCAACTCCGACGACCCCGACACCATGGTCCGCCAAGTCGTCAAG TATGCTTTCTACTTCTTGGTCGTCGGTGCGGCGATTTGGGCGTCTTCTTGGGCTG AGATATCTTGCTGGATGTGGACCGGGGAGCGGCAGACGACCAAGATGAGAATCAAGTATCTGGAGGCGGCGCTGAACCAGGACGTCCGCTACTTCGATACCGAGGTCCGCACCTCCGACGTCGTCTTCGCCATCAACGCCGACGCAGTCATCGTTCAGGACGCCATCAGCGAGAAG CTGGGGAATTTTATCCATTACATGGCCACCTTCGTCTCCGGCTTCGTGGTGGGTTTCACCGCCGTGTGGCAGCTGGCCCTCGTCACGCTAGCCGTCGCTCCCATCATCGCGGTCATCGGAGGCATTCACACCGCCACACTGGCCAAACTCTCCTCCAAGAGCCAAAATGCCCTGTCCCAGGCCAGCAACACAGCAGAGCAA GCATTGGTTCAAATTAGGACGGTGCAGTCCTTCGTGGGCGAGTCTAGGGTTCTCCAGGCCTactcctcctctctgaaggtgGCTCAAAGGATCGGCTACCGGACTGGCCTCGCAAAGGGTATTGGATTGGGAGCCACCTACTTCACCGTTTTCTGCTGCTATGCTCTCCTCTTGTGGTATGGCGGACACCTTGTCCGCCGCCACCACACCAATGGTGGACTTGCCATCGCCACCGTGTTCTCCGTCATGATTGGAGGATT GGCTCTCGGGCAATCGGCTCCGAGCATGACCGCATTCGCCAAAGCTAGAGTGGCGGCAGCGAAGATATACCAGACGATTGATCACAAGCCAAGCATTGAACGGAACAGCGAGTCGGGGACAGAGCTAAATGCCGTCACAGGACATGTGGAGTTCAAGAATGTGGAGTTTGCTTACCCTTCCAGGCCGGATATCCTGATACTTCGCAATTTCTCGCTAAATGTTGCGGCAGGGAAGACCCTTGCATTGGTGGGGAGCAGTGGCTCTGGTAAGAGCACTGTGGTCTCCCTCATCGAGAGATTCTACGATCCCACTTCAG GACAAGTATTGCTTGATGGGCATGATATAAAGACCCTGAAGCTAAGGTGGTTAAGACAACAAATAGGGCTGGTGAGCCAGGAGCCCACTCTCTTTGCAACCACCATCAAGGAGAATCTTCTTTTGGGCCGGGAAGATGCAAGCCAAGTAGAGATAGAAGAAGCTGCCAGGGTTGCCAATGCCCATTCCTTCATCATAAAGCTACCAGACGGCTATGATTCCCAG GTAGGGGAAAGGGGACTGCAACTCTCCGGCGGCCAGAAGCAGAGGATCGCTATTGCCAGAGCCATGCTGAAGAATCCGGCGATCCTTCTCTTGGACGAGGCTACGAGTGCCCTTGACTCGGAGTCGGAAAAGCTTGTCCAGGAGGCGCTCGACCGGTTCATGATTGGCCGCACCACACTCGTCATTGCCCACCGCCTGTCAACAATCCGCAAGGCCGATGTGGTCGCCGTCCTCCAGCAGGGCAGAGTCTCCGAGATTGGCACTCATGATGAGCTTATGGCCAAAGGTGACAATGGACTCTACGCAAAGCTGATTCGCATGCAGGAGCAGGCCCATGAGGCTGCAATCGCCAATGCCAGGAAGAGTAGCGCGAG GCCGTCCAGTGCTCGGAATTCGGTGAGCTCCCCAATTATCACAAGGAACTCATCATATGGCCGATCACCATACTCCCGGCGTCTCTCCGACTTCTCAACTTCCGACTTCAGCTTCTCAGTTGACCCCAATCACAGGATGGAGAAGCTCGCATTCCGTGACCAGGCCAGCTCCTTCTGGCGCCTTGCGAAAATGAACTCACCTGAGTGGACCTATGCCCTCGTTGGCACCATCGGGTCGATGGTGTGCGGTTCCATCAGCGCCCTCTTCGCCTATGTCCTGAGTGCCGTCCTCAGTGTCTACTATGCTCAGGACCACAGGTACATGAGACGGGAGATTGGCAAGTACTGCTACCTCCTGATCGGAGTTTCCTCTGCCGCGCTGCTGTTCAACATCCTGCAGCATCTCTTCTGGGATGTTGTTGGGGAGAATTTAACTAAGCGAGTCCGAGAGAAGATGCTTTTTGCGGTACTTCGAAATGAGATTGCATGGTTCGACCAGGAAGAGAATGCAAGCGCCAGGATTGCTGCAAGGCTTTCATTGGATGCTCACAATGTTAGGTCCGCAATTGGGGACCGGATATCGGTCATCGTGCAGAATTCGGCACTCATGCTTGTTGCTTGCACTGCTGGGTTTGTCCTCCAGTGGCGCCTTGCCCTCGTCCTCATTGCGGTGTTCCCTGTCGTCGTTGCCGCCACTGTTTTGCAG AAAATGTTCATGAAGGGCTTCTCCGGGGACCTGGAGAAAGCGCATGCCAAGGCCACGCAGATCGCCGGCGAGGCCGTGGCGAACGTCCGGACCGTGGCGGCATTCAACTCGGAGGCCAAGATCACCCAGCTTTTCGCCGCCAACCTCCAGAGCCCCCTTCGCCGCTGCTTCTGGAAGGGCCAGATCGCTGGAAGCGGCTTCGGCATAGCCCAATTCCTCCTCTACGCCTCCTACGCCCTCGGCCTATGGTATGCCGCTTGGCTCGTGAAGCACGGCATCTCCGACTTCTCCAAGACCATCCGCGTCTTCATGGTCCTCATGGTCTCCGCCAACGGCGCCGCCGAGACCCTGACCCTCGCCCCCGACTTCATCAAAGGCGGCCGCGCCATGCGCTCTGTCTTCGAAGTGCTCGACCGCAAgacggaggtggagcccgacgaTCCTGACACCGCCCTGGTCCCCGACCGCCTCCGCGGCGACGTCGAGCTCAAGCATGTCGACTTCGCCTACCCAACCCGTCCAGACGTGCCGGTTTTCCGGGACCTGACTCTCCGCGCCCGCGCCGGCAAGACGCTCGCCCTCGTCGGCCCCAGTGGCTGCGGCAAAAGCTCGGTCATCTCCTTAATTCTGCGCTTCTACGAGCCGAATTCGGGGCGGGTGTTGATAGATGCGAAGGATATCAGGAAATATAATCTCAAGTCTCTAAGGCGGGCGATGGCGGTGGTGCCGCAGGAGCCATGCTTGTTTGCAGCCAACATTTTCGACAACATCGCGTACGGACGAGAGACGGCGACGGAAGCAGAGGTGGTGGAGGCGGCGACGCAGGCGAATGCGCACAAGTTCATAGCGGCATTGCCGGATGGGTACCGGACATGGGTCGGGGAGCGGGGGATGCAGCTCTCCGGCGGCCAGCGGCAGAGGATAGCGATCGCCCGAGCTTTACTAAAGAAGGCGCAGGTGCTGCTGCTGGACGAGGCGACGAGCGCATTGGACGCGGAAGCGGAGAGAAGCGTGCAGGAGGCGCTGGACAGGGCGGGGGCGGCGGCGGGGCGGACGACCATCGTGGTGGCGCACCGCCTGGCGACGGTGAGGAATGCGCATGTGATCGCGGTGATCGACGAAGGGAAGGTGGTGGAGCAGGGGTCCCATTCCCACCTCCTCAACCACCACCCGGACGGCTGCTACGCCAGGATGCTTCAGCTTCAGCGGCTCACGCACGTGCCGGGCACGGGCGCCCCGGGGCCGTCCAACTCTGCGATGTGA